A single region of the Chryseobacterium sp. 6424 genome encodes:
- a CDS encoding glucokinase, which produces MNTNNKFMLYLPAISAESNNNISIISADVRKDATYFAHYITRDKRLVPQIEKTYATVEYASFIDIAQKFITEFQLNHASKFVVAVPGPVISGKSEPLRLPWKLDAEEIKQQTGISQVYLINDLEASAYGLGNDDEKCFQTIHHSENVVPGNIAVLAPGAGLGEAGLYWDGKFMRPFATEGGHSEFSPRTNDEVEFYQFLQKIYGIVTWESVLSTEGLFNIYRYVRDVKQQQQPEWLTREIENNNFTDAIIKGALESRDRICNVTIDTFMLFLAREANNLVLKLKATGGLYLSGEIPVMLQKYLNKDDFYKNFIVSDKMESLLRDIPIYLVRDTKTIIQGAALYAAFSGE; this is translated from the coding sequence ATGAACACGAACAATAAATTTATGCTTTACCTGCCCGCTATCTCAGCGGAAAGCAACAACAATATTTCGATAATTTCGGCCGACGTCCGAAAAGATGCGACCTATTTTGCTCATTATATCACCCGAGATAAAAGGTTGGTGCCACAGATCGAAAAAACATATGCCACGGTTGAATATGCTTCTTTCATAGACATTGCGCAGAAATTTATAACAGAATTTCAACTCAACCATGCCTCAAAATTTGTTGTGGCTGTGCCCGGACCCGTGATTTCTGGAAAAAGTGAGCCGTTGCGCTTGCCTTGGAAACTTGATGCTGAAGAAATAAAACAACAGACAGGCATCTCTCAGGTATATTTGATCAATGACCTTGAAGCTTCTGCTTATGGCTTAGGGAATGATGACGAAAAATGCTTCCAGACCATACACCACTCTGAAAATGTAGTCCCAGGGAACATTGCGGTATTGGCGCCCGGTGCTGGTTTAGGAGAAGCAGGTTTGTACTGGGATGGCAAATTCATGCGTCCGTTCGCGACGGAAGGCGGTCACAGCGAATTTTCGCCACGTACCAATGATGAGGTAGAGTTTTACCAATTTTTGCAGAAAATCTACGGAATTGTCACTTGGGAATCGGTGCTTTCTACCGAAGGTTTGTTTAATATTTACCGTTACGTGCGCGATGTGAAACAGCAGCAACAGCCAGAATGGCTAACCCGCGAGATTGAAAATAACAACTTTACCGATGCCATCATCAAAGGCGCACTCGAAAGCCGCGACCGTATCTGTAATGTGACCATTGATACTTTCATGCTTTTTCTGGCACGCGAAGCGAACAATTTGGTATTGAAACTAAAAGCGACCGGCGGATTATATCTCAGCGGAGAAATCCCGGTGATGTTACAGAAATATCTGAATAAGGATGACTTCTATAAAAACTTCATCGTAAGCGATAAAATGGAATCGCTGCTGCGCGACATCCCAATTTATCTGGTGAGGGATACCAAAACCATCATTCAGGGAGCGGCATTGTACGCGGCGTTTTCCGGTGAATAA
- a CDS encoding ABC1 kinase family protein, whose translation MATIPEKLSNYSKFISFIYKYWNSDIFRSAAENAFNETKDDNAPEHHTYDNPEELAEDLKKMGPTYVKLGQLLSTRPDLMPESYMKALERLQDDVEEIPYAEVEKIVEEETGQRMSKAFQSFDVQPLASASIGQVHRAVLRSGRQVAVKVQRPGIRKKFLEDLDTLKEITDFAVKNNKTAKKYAADQVLEELRFILLNELDYVKEAENLQTLGQNLTNYRKIFVPQPVAGYSTSKILTMDFVEGRKITAVTPLSRTEHNYNALVDELVAAYMKQIIIDGFAHADPHPGNVHLTKDHKIALMDLGMVAKFGPNFGINY comes from the coding sequence ATGGCGACAATTCCTGAAAAATTAAGTAATTATTCAAAATTTATATCTTTCATTTATAAATACTGGAACAGCGATATCTTTCGGTCAGCTGCCGAAAACGCATTTAATGAAACCAAAGATGACAATGCGCCAGAACACCATACCTACGACAACCCTGAAGAACTTGCGGAAGACCTGAAAAAAATGGGGCCAACCTATGTGAAATTGGGGCAATTATTATCCACCCGCCCAGATCTGATGCCCGAATCATACATGAAAGCTCTGGAAAGATTACAGGATGACGTAGAGGAAATCCCCTACGCTGAGGTGGAAAAAATTGTTGAAGAAGAAACAGGCCAGAGAATGTCAAAGGCGTTTCAATCCTTTGATGTACAACCGTTGGCAAGTGCGTCCATTGGGCAGGTACACCGTGCCGTATTACGCTCAGGCAGGCAAGTTGCGGTAAAAGTACAGCGACCAGGCATCAGAAAAAAATTCCTTGAAGACCTTGATACTTTAAAGGAAATTACCGATTTTGCTGTTAAAAACAACAAAACAGCAAAGAAATACGCAGCAGATCAGGTACTAGAGGAGCTAAGATTCATCCTACTGAATGAACTTGATTATGTAAAAGAGGCAGAAAACCTGCAGACACTTGGCCAAAATCTAACCAATTACAGAAAAATATTTGTACCACAGCCTGTGGCAGGATATTCTACTTCAAAGATTTTGACAATGGATTTTGTGGAGGGCAGAAAAATAACCGCCGTCACCCCGCTTTCACGAACAGAGCATAATTATAACGCGCTTGTTGACGAGTTGGTCGCGGCATACATGAAACAAATCATCATCGATGGTTTCGCGCACGCAGATCCACATCCCGGGAATGTACACCTTACGAAAGATCACAAAATCGCTTTGATGGATCTTGGGATGGTGGCTAAGTTCGGCCCGAACTTCGGGATCAACTATTAA
- a CDS encoding YceI family protein, whose protein sequence is MKKLLLMAVLTGGLAFGQSKKVVASDVHWWGYKIAKSAASSHDGTVNVKSGNIIMKGNQVAGGTFVLDMTSINATDLTGESQTKLNNHLKNGDFFEVDKFPTAAYTIASVRKNNHKVYNYIIHGDLTVKGKTHPVSFPAKISYSKGVVSIVSDKFAFDRQKFDVAYKAAMKDVLVKDEVDMLVKVTAK, encoded by the coding sequence ATGAAAAAGTTACTGTTGATGGCCGTTTTAACGGGCGGATTAGCATTTGGACAAAGTAAAAAAGTAGTGGCTTCAGATGTACACTGGTGGGGTTACAAAATCGCGAAATCCGCTGCATCCTCACACGATGGCACTGTAAATGTAAAATCCGGAAACATCATCATGAAGGGCAATCAGGTGGCTGGGGGAACTTTCGTGCTGGATATGACGAGCATTAACGCGACTGATTTAACGGGCGAATCCCAGACTAAACTGAATAATCACCTTAAAAACGGAGATTTCTTTGAAGTAGATAAATTTCCCACAGCGGCTTATACCATTGCTTCGGTAAGGAAAAACAACCATAAAGTTTATAACTATATCATCCACGGGGACCTCACGGTGAAGGGTAAGACACATCCTGTTTCATTTCCTGCCAAAATTTCATACAGCAAGGGCGTGGTAAGCATCGTTTCGGATAAATTTGCCTTCGATCGACAGAAATTTGATGTGGCTTACAAAGCCGCGATGAAGGATGTTTTGGTGAAAGATGAGGTGGATATGCTTGTAAAAGTTACCGCCAAATAG
- the queG gene encoding tRNA epoxyqueuosine(34) reductase QueG, translating to MKGNTEKYAALIKAKAKEFGFQSCGISRAGFLEEDAPALEAWLKNARHGEMSYMENHFDKRLDPRKLVDGARTVISLSYNYYPEQDLTPFSDLKISKYAYGEDYHEVIKELLRDLVAALKVEIGDFDCRVFTDSAPILERSWARKSGIGWVGKNANLLTKQHGSFYFLAEIICDLDLATDHATTDHCGSCRRCIEACPTQAIVAERIVDGSKCISYATIELKNELPEHFKNKMEDWMFGCDICQDVCPWNRFAKPHQQERFKPKAFIASFGREDWQALTQEVFSEIFRKSPVKRTKFAGLKRNIAFLTQ from the coding sequence ATGAAAGGGAATACAGAAAAATATGCTGCACTTATAAAAGCCAAAGCGAAGGAATTTGGCTTCCAAAGCTGTGGAATTTCACGCGCAGGATTTCTGGAAGAAGACGCGCCTGCTCTGGAAGCATGGCTGAAAAACGCCCGACATGGCGAGATGTCTTATATGGAAAACCATTTCGACAAGCGCCTTGATCCCCGAAAGCTGGTGGATGGTGCGCGTACAGTGATTTCTTTGTCATATAATTACTATCCGGAACAGGATCTTACCCCTTTTAGCGACCTGAAAATATCCAAATACGCCTACGGTGAAGATTATCATGAGGTGATAAAGGAACTTCTGCGCGATTTGGTGGCTGCCCTAAAAGTGGAGATCGGCGATTTTGACTGTCGGGTCTTTACCGATTCGGCACCGATCCTTGAAAGAAGTTGGGCGCGAAAAAGTGGCATCGGCTGGGTAGGTAAAAATGCTAATTTACTTACCAAGCAGCATGGCTCGTTTTATTTTCTGGCGGAAATCATCTGCGATCTGGACTTGGCTACAGACCATGCGACCACCGACCATTGTGGATCGTGCAGAAGATGTATTGAAGCCTGCCCTACCCAAGCAATAGTAGCCGAGAGGATTGTGGACGGCAGCAAATGTATTTCCTATGCCACCATCGAACTTAAAAATGAATTACCCGAACATTTTAAAAATAAAATGGAGGACTGGATGTTCGGTTGTGATATCTGCCAGGATGTTTGCCCGTGGAATCGTTTTGCAAAACCACATCAGCAGGAAAGGTTTAAACCTAAGGCATTTATTGCATCTTTCGGAAGAGAAGACTGGCAGGCGCTCACACAGGAAGTTTTCTCTGAAATCTTCAGGAAATCGCCTGTTAAGCGTACCAAATTCGCAGGTTTGAAGCGGAATATCGCGTTCCTTACCCAATAA
- a CDS encoding rhodanese-like domain-containing protein, which translates to MSLVEVLQLGDYHLIDVREAMELEMDGHLEEAQNIPLGELEERKQEIINLSGTKIFFCRSGNRSGKAVDYFKEQGMTDVYNGGGYAEMKELLDSIK; encoded by the coding sequence ATGTCATTAGTAGAAGTATTGCAATTGGGGGATTATCATTTAATCGATGTTCGTGAAGCCATGGAACTGGAGATGGATGGGCACCTGGAGGAAGCACAAAATATTCCCTTGGGCGAATTAGAGGAAAGAAAGCAGGAGATCATTAACCTTAGCGGTACCAAAATTTTCTTTTGCCGCAGTGGCAACCGCAGTGGTAAGGCTGTAGATTATTTCAAGGAACAAGGCATGACCGATGTGTATAATGGTGGTGGCTATGCCGAAATGAAAGAGCTATTAGATAGTATAAAATAA
- a CDS encoding alpha/beta hydrolase, giving the protein MKLYVISGLGADFKVLSKLTFPENLEVVFLDWLIPIRNESFTGYVTRMSDRIDETKPFCLLGYSFGGIMVQEIDKIKPAEKVVILGSIKSDREKSRFIKMGEVTHIPKYLPENIFTTKSALAYAFVRKFFDPKNPKLMEYFTVRDPYYLKWCIEKISNWKSEENPKVIQVLADRDIVFPIKYSKPDYVIQNATHLFPATKPREVSEILKEIFGS; this is encoded by the coding sequence ATGAAGTTGTACGTCATCAGTGGGCTTGGTGCTGATTTCAAAGTACTGTCAAAACTCACGTTCCCTGAAAACCTTGAAGTGGTTTTTCTCGACTGGCTCATCCCTATACGTAACGAAAGTTTTACGGGCTATGTCACAAGAATGTCCGACAGAATTGATGAGACAAAGCCATTTTGCCTGCTCGGATATTCATTTGGCGGCATCATGGTACAGGAAATTGATAAGATAAAACCCGCGGAAAAAGTGGTTATCCTTGGCAGCATAAAATCTGACCGAGAAAAATCACGCTTTATTAAAATGGGGGAAGTCACCCATATTCCTAAATATCTGCCGGAAAACATTTTCACCACGAAGTCGGCCTTGGCTTACGCTTTTGTGAGAAAGTTTTTTGATCCTAAAAATCCTAAATTGATGGAATATTTTACCGTTCGCGATCCCTATTACCTGAAATGGTGCATTGAGAAAATCAGCAACTGGAAGTCCGAGGAAAACCCAAAGGTGATACAGGTTTTGGCAGACCGTGATATTGTTTTCCCTATTAAATATTCAAAACCGGATTATGTGATACAGAACGCGACACATCTTTTCCCTGCCACTAAACCCAGGGAAGTTTCAGAGATTCTAAAAGAGATTTTCGGTTCCTAA